In the genome of Triticum urartu cultivar G1812 chromosome 5, Tu2.1, whole genome shotgun sequence, one region contains:
- the LOC125509435 gene encoding uncharacterized protein LOC125509435, whose amino-acid sequence MDDAGEPRLPRKKGTKRPPPSAPPPPPAQGGGRGRDRFDSLWRDYHDLLKETEAKKRRLERINQRKLGLLAEVKFLRRKYSSFANDDSEQTHHRLKKKKAKQIPSPLGINEGPSTSKNTNVDLNHDSAMNAEGAGFQGYQDHPEPGKHDQAGVDEDMMTSNIKLSVYRDTENSPASDDKRAAAWQDRLALQV is encoded by the exons ATGGACGACGCCGGGGAGCCGCGCCTGCCCAGGAAGAAGGGCACCAAGCGGCCCCCTCCctcggcgccgccgccgccgcccgcccagGGCGGCGGCAGGGGGAGGGACAGGTTCGACTCCCTCTGGCGGGACTACCACGATTTGCTCAAG GAAACTGAGGCGAAGAAGAGGAGGCTAGAGCGCATAAACCAGCGAAAGCTTGGACTGCTCGCCGAAGTCAA ATTCTTGCGGAGGAAGTACAGTTCGTTTGCCAATGATGATTCAGAGCAAACACATCACAGGCTAAAGAAGAAGAAAGCTAAGCAAATCCCATCCCCTCTGGGGATCAATGAAGGGCCATCCACTAGCAAGAACACAAATGTGGACTTGAATCATGATTCTGCAATG AATGCTGAGGGAGCCGGTTTCCAGGGGTACCAGGACCATCCAGAACCTGGGAAGCATGATCAGGCTGGTGTAGATGAAGATATGATGACCTCCAATATCAAGTTATCAGTTTATAGGGATACAGAAAATTCCCCGGCCAGTGATGATAAGAGGGCAGCCGCATGGCAAGACCGGCTAGCCTTGCAGGTCTAG